The Armatimonadota bacterium DNA segment AGAAGCTGGAGGCAGGCTACCGACGGGCCTATCGCGACTTCTATCGGTGGAGCTCCATTCTGCGCGGCGCGCGCACCAGGGAGCGCTGGGACCAGCGAGTGCGTCATGTGGCCTACGCCGCCGGCTGGAAGAAATGTGAACCGCTGTGGGACCTGGTGGTGCGCGCGAAGCGCGTGTGTCACTTCGGTCCGCTGCTGGAGGCGGTCCTCGCCGCCCGCGGTAGGCGCGCCCCGCAACCGGCCGCGGTCATCCCCCCGGTTCCCGCCCCCCGCGCAGGTAGCGCCGCGCCAGGATCACCGCGACGTAGTCGTCGCAGGGGCGCGGCGGCGTTTGCAGGGTCAGCGGGAGCAGGCGCCGCCAGCCGCGCGGGGGATGGTGCCGGAAGTAGAGGCGGCGCGCCTCCTCGCTCGAGCGGTGCTCGTCCACGGTGACGGTCTCGATCTCGGGGAGCGCGGACTCCAGCGCTTCGAGCGCGGTGTCGCTGCCGGTGCGATCGCCGATGACGATGACGGCGATCTCGTAGCTGCGGCGCAGCGCCTGCGCGCGGGCGCCGAGTTCGACCACGGGGATGATCTCCTGCGCCAGCGCCTCGCCGTCGGCGCGGACGACGGCGATCCCGCACTTGTCGCGCCCGGGGTCCACCGCCAGAACCGCGCCCGCAGGTCGAGCCATCATGCGTGCTCGGGTGCGCCTTCGTCGGCTGCAGTGTCGAGCAGGAGGTAGAGGCACGCCAGGAGCGAAAACACCAGCGCCTGGATGACGCCCATCAAGATGGCGAGGGGCATGAGCACCGCGGTCAGCAGGAGCATCAGCGGCCCGAAGACGGCCGGCACCTCGAGCTTGATGAAGTTGCCCAGGACCTCGAAGCCGGCGACGTGCAGCCCGAACAGGGCCAGCGTCGCCGTCGCCAGCCCGGCGAGGATGCTGAGCACCACCTCCTTGCCCATGATGTTGCCGAACAGGCGCATCGCCAGGCTCAACGGGCGCACCAGCACCGAGATCAGGTGCAGCGTCAGCATGAACGGCGTCAGCAAGATCGCCAGCGGCAGCGGCAGGTCCAGGACATCGGCCACCATGTGCTTGAAGTAGCCCAGCACCCCGTGGCTTCTCATGCCGTAGAAGCCGGAGGCGAAAAAGACCACCAGCGCGAGGGCGATGGTGGTGTTGAGGTCGGCGGTCGGCGATTTCATGCCCGGCACCAGGCCCAGCAGATTCATGAACAGGATGTAGAGGAAGAGGGTGCCGATGAAGGGTGCGAAGTGCTTGCCCTTCTCTGCGCCGAGGATGCCCTGGGCGAGGGTGGTGAGGCCGTTGACCGCAGATTCCAGCAGCGCCTGCAGGCCGCTCGGCACCAGGCGCATCCGCCGCGTGCCCACGTAGGAGACGACCGCCAGCACCAGCGCGCACAGCACCGCCAGCGGCACCGACTGCGGTACCCAATGGGGCAACAGATGGGCGTCGCCGATCCGAATGCCATACAGGAACTGCAGCCAGGAACCGTGTTCCTCCGGCATCCCTAATCACGTCCCTCGCGCGCCGGCGGGGTGCGCGGCGGGTCCGCCAGCGTCCGCGCCGCTGCCAGGGCGCGCCCGAAGATCACCGCTTGCACCAACCCCAGCCCGGCGATCAGGGCGATGACGTTGACCAGGTCGTAGCGCAGCAACGCCCACAGCGCCGCCCCGACCACGCCGTACTTCAACGGCCACGCCAGCAGCAGCCGGCGCTTGGCGCTGCCGCCGGGCATCCACGCCACCACCCACTGCCAGCTCACCAGCACCCCGATGCTGATGGCGCCGCCGGCGGCCATCCCCGCCGCCGCGCGCCCGCCCCACGCCCACCATGATCCCGCCACCAGCGCCCCCAGCGCCAGGGCGGCGGTCACATACACCCCGCGGAAGAACCCCGCGGCCCCCGCGTCGTCGGTCACGTCAAGCATCCCCCGAGAAACGGCGGATGAGGCGAATGGTCTCCCGGAAGCCGGCGACCACACCCAATATCGCCCCCGCCACCGTTAGCCACGGCAGCGTCCGCAGCCAGTGGTCGAGGGCGTAGCCCAGCCCGAACCCGACGAAGACGGACAGCGCCATCACCATACCGATGGTGCTGAGCGCCGCCGCCGCCCGCCATCCCTCGCCGTGGTCGCCACCCATCGCGCCGTCTGCCTCGACGGTCATCCACCGCGCCATGTTAGCGCATCGCCGGCGCCTATGTCAAAGGCGCGCGGTGGAAGGGTGTGACCGCGAAAAGCGGGGTGCGGCCTAGGGCGCGCCCCGACAGGTCGGGGCGCGTAGGCAGGGGGCAAGGCATGCCTTGCCCCTACGCGGTCACGCCCGGTGCCTCTCCCAACCATCCCCACTAGAATCGGTCATACCCCGGGCCGCAGGCACGGGCGGTTGGGCGCACCGCCGAAGGCCGGCTACTCCAGGCGCCGGCGCAGCAGCGCGCCGACCGCTTGCGCATCGGCGCGGCCGCGGGTCGCCTTCATCACCTGCCCCACCAGGAACTTGAGCGCCTGTTCCTTGCCCCCGCGCAAGTCGCCCGCCGCCGCCGGGTTGTCGGCGATCACGCGCTCGACAACCGCCGCCAGCTCGTCCTGGCCCCGGATTTGCCCCAGGCCGCGCTCGGCGACAATCTCCGCCGCCGCCCGCCCCGACGCGAACATCTCGGCGAAGACCTCTTTGGCGGCTTTGGTGGTAACCCCGCCCTGCTCCACCAGCTTAATCAGCTCCGCCAGGCGTTCGGGGGTCACGGGCGCCGCGGCGACGGCGACCCCGCGCTCGTTCAGATGACGCAGCAGCTCACCCGCAACCCAGTTGGCGGCCGCCTTGGCCTCGACGCCGGCGGCCACCACGCCCTCGAAGTAGTCCGCGACTTCGCGCTGCCCGGCCAGGATCCCCGCATCGTACGGCGACAGTCCCAGTTCCACCACGAAGCGCCGCCGCCGCGCCCCGGGCAGCTCCGGCAGCGCCGCGCGCGCCCGCTCCAGCCACCGCGCGTCAATCATCAGCGGCACCAGGTCCGGCTCCGGGAAATAGCGGTAATCCTGCGCCTCTTCTTTCGAGCGCATGGCCGCGCTGGCGCACGCGGCCTCGTTCCACAGCCGCGTCTCGCGCGCGACCTCGGCGCCCGCGCGCAGCGCCTGCTGCTGACGCTCGATCTCGTGCTCCAGGCACCTTAGCACGGTGCGGAAGGAGTTCAAGTTCTTGATCTCGACCCGCGCGCCGTATTCCTCGGCGCCCGCCGGCCGCAGCGAGATGTTGGCCTCGAAGCGCAGCTTGCCTTCCTCCATGCGGCAGTCGGACACGCCGAGACACAGCAGCAGGTCGCGGATCGCCGTCATGTAGGCGGACACTTCCTTTAGGCTGCGCAGGTCCGGCGCGCCCACGATCTCCAGCAGCGGCACCCCGCTGCGGTTGTAATCCACCAGAGAGTAGTGGTTGCCCGCGCCCTCCGGGTGCAGCAGCTTGCCGGTGTCCTCCTCCAGGTGCACGTCATCAATGCCGACCAGCTTCGAGCTACCCTCGACCTCGATCTCCAATCGTCCGCTGCGGCCCAGGGGGCGGCGCTTCTGGCTGATCTGGTAGTTCTTGGGCAAGTCGGGGTAGTAGTAGTTCTTGCGCTCGAAGAGGCAAGGGTTCAGGATCTCGCAGCCGAGGGCGAGCGCCGCGCGCAGGCCGTAGTCCACCGCCTTGTGATTGACTACCGGCAGCGACCCCGGCAACCCCAGGCACACCGGGCAGGTCTGGCTGTTGGAGGGCGCGCCGAAGCGCGTCGAGCAGCCGCAGAACATCTTTGCGTCCGTGGCCAGCTCGGCGTGCACCTCCAGCCCCATCACCGGCTCGTAGGCGGTGTCGGACGGTAGCGACTGGGTCATGTCAGCGTCTCTTGGCCGCGGCTCAACGCGGATGGAACGCGGGTCATGTCATTGCGAGTGGCTAAGCCCGCAGGGCCGCCACCCCGGCCACTGTAGCTGGCCTAGGGGCTCCTGGCCTACGGGTGCTCCATCCGAGAATCTGCGCAATCTGTGTTAATCCGCGGATTAAGGAAGGTTCTTCTGCCGCTTGGCCGCCTCCACCGTGTTCTTCATCAGCATGGTCACCGTCAGCGGACCGACGCCGCCGGGCACGGGTGTGATGTAGGCGGCGCGCTCGGCGGCGGGCTCGAACTCGACGTCCCCTACCAGCTTGTCGCCGACGCGGTTGATACCGACGTCCACGACGATGGCGCCTTCCTTGATCCACTCGCCCTTGACCAGGCCCGCCTTGCCCACCGCCACCACCAGGATCTCGGCGCGGCGGACATGGTCGGGCAGTACCCCGCGCTCGCCGGTGCCGATGTGGCACACGGTGGTGGTGGCGAACTTGTCGAGCAGCAGCAGCGCCACCGGCTTGCCGACGATGTCGCTGTGGCCGACGACGACGACCTCCTTGCCGTAGAGGTCAACACCGGTGGAACTGATGAGCTCGACCACCCCCAGGGCGGTGCACGGCCCCAGCGTCGGGCGCCCAAAGACGACCCAGCCCATGTTGGCGGGTGATACTCCCTCGACGTCCTTGAGCGGGTCAATCAGCGCCTGCAGCTCGCGGGCGTTGAGGCCTTCGGGCACGGGCATTTGCAGGATGATGCCGGTAGCGTTGGGGTCCTGGTTGAGCTTGCCGATGAAATCGGCGACGAATTTCTGCGACGAATTGGCGGGCAACTCCTCCAGGCGATAGGCGATGCCCAGCTTATCGGCGGTCTTCTTCTGCTGGCCGACGTAGACGGCGCTGGCGGGGTTCTCCCCCACCTGCAGCGCCACCAGCGACGGGGTGACTCCCTGGTCCTTGAGCTCGGCGACCTGCGCCGCCAGCCCTTCCCGGATGCGCTCCGCGATGGGCGCGCCCTTGAGCAATTCCGCTGCCATTCCCTGTCTCCTCCGATCATTGATGATCATCCGCAGATTACGCAGATTAAGAGAAGGGGGAATCGCGAGCGACGTTCCTCCCACCTTCCCATCTGCGAAATGGCTGGGCGGCCTGGCTGCCGCCGCGGCGGCCCTGCGGGCCTAGCCGCCTGGGCAATCTGCGGACTGCCTGCGTCGGCCTACCCGCGCACGGCCTGCAGCACCCGCTTCCACACCTCGGCGCGCACCTGCGGCGCGCGCGCCGCCAGCGGCTCCAACTCGCGCCGTACCTGCTCGTTGTGCGCCACGTCCTTGATGCCGGCGAGGTTGATCTCGACGTTGAGGTAGGCCGCTTGCAGCGCCGCCTCGGCGAACACC contains these protein-coding regions:
- a CDS encoding bifunctional 5,10-methylenetetrahydrofolate dehydrogenase/5,10-methenyltetrahydrofolate cyclohydrolase, whose amino-acid sequence is MAAELLKGAPIAERIREGLAAQVAELKDQGVTPSLVALQVGENPASAVYVGQQKKTADKLGIAYRLEELPANSSQKFVADFIGKLNQDPNATGIILQMPVPEGLNARELQALIDPLKDVEGVSPANMGWVVFGRPTLGPCTALGVVELISSTGVDLYGKEVVVVGHSDIVGKPVALLLLDKFATTTVCHIGTGERGVLPDHVRRAEILVVAVGKAGLVKGEWIKEGAIVVDVGINRVGDKLVGDVEFEPAAERAAYITPVPGGVGPLTVTMLMKNTVEAAKRQKNLP
- a CDS encoding AtpZ/AtpI family protein is translated as MTVEADGAMGGDHGEGWRAAAALSTIGMVMALSVFVGFGLGYALDHWLRTLPWLTVAGAILGVVAGFRETIRLIRRFSGDA
- the gatB gene encoding Asp-tRNA(Asn)/Glu-tRNA(Gln) amidotransferase subunit GatB produces the protein MTQSLPSDTAYEPVMGLEVHAELATDAKMFCGCSTRFGAPSNSQTCPVCLGLPGSLPVVNHKAVDYGLRAALALGCEILNPCLFERKNYYYPDLPKNYQISQKRRPLGRSGRLEIEVEGSSKLVGIDDVHLEEDTGKLLHPEGAGNHYSLVDYNRSGVPLLEIVGAPDLRSLKEVSAYMTAIRDLLLCLGVSDCRMEEGKLRFEANISLRPAGAEEYGARVEIKNLNSFRTVLRCLEHEIERQQQALRAGAEVARETRLWNEAACASAAMRSKEEAQDYRYFPEPDLVPLMIDARWLERARAALPELPGARRRRFVVELGLSPYDAGILAGQREVADYFEGVVAAGVEAKAAANWVAGELLRHLNERGVAVAAAPVTPERLAELIKLVEQGGVTTKAAKEVFAEMFASGRAAAEIVAERGLGQIRGQDELAAVVERVIADNPAAAGDLRGGKEQALKFLVGQVMKATRGRADAQAVGALLRRRLE
- the atpB gene encoding F0F1 ATP synthase subunit A, translating into MPEEHGSWLQFLYGIRIGDAHLLPHWVPQSVPLAVLCALVLAVVSYVGTRRMRLVPSGLQALLESAVNGLTTLAQGILGAEKGKHFAPFIGTLFLYILFMNLLGLVPGMKSPTADLNTTIALALVVFFASGFYGMRSHGVLGYFKHMVADVLDLPLPLAILLTPFMLTLHLISVLVRPLSLAMRLFGNIMGKEVVLSILAGLATATLALFGLHVAGFEVLGNFIKLEVPAVFGPLMLLLTAVLMPLAILMGVIQALVFSLLACLYLLLDTAADEGAPEHA